A segment of the Campylobacter sp. MIT 12-8780 genome:
TTGCAAAATAATTTTAATAATTCTATTTTTGGAGAATTTTTTGGCAAAAAGCTCCTTATCATCGCTCTTTTGCGAAACAAAGAACTTGATAAGAATGAGAATTTAATCTTTTGCTTTGAAGAAGATCAAATCTTTAAATTCAAAGATCAAGACTTTATGCAAATTTCACTTAATGATTTTAATCTTGAGCTTAAAAACATCTTTGACTTACTTAAAACAAGGCTTAATCATTATCAAGATTTGCTTGAGCATAAAGAAAATAGCGTCTTAAAGGGTAAAAATATAGAAAATATCTTAAGAAAAATTTTCATACTTAGGCAAAAGATTGCAAAAGCTCTTAAGCTTGCTAGCCAGCTTCACGAAAGCCTTGGTGCCTTAGCCAACGAGCAAAATGAGCTCAAAAAAAGCCTTAAATTCATCATCTTTACTGCTTTAAGTTTAGAAAAAAACGCCAAAGAACTCAGCCTACGAGTAGATAGCCTTTATACGCTTATCATTGGGATAAAAAATGAAAAAATGAATAAAAATATCTATATACTCAGCATCATCTCAACCATAGTCTTACCGCTCAATCTCATCGTTGGCTTTTTTGGTATGAATACAGGCGGACTTTTTCTAGCACAAAATGAATATGGAAGTCTCATCATCTTGCTTACAATGTGTGCAATCGCTTTGCTTGGCGTGGGTTATTATTACACAAAAGCTAAAGAAAGACTGAATTTGGACGAGGATTTCAAAAAGCTTACAAAAGATAAAAATGAAAAATATCTTGAGTGAGAAAGCACAAAATCAAGCTTTTGCCTCAAATTGACAAAGCCACCTTAAAAATAGCTCAAATTTTTAAGATAATTTTTGCATATTTGTTTATAAGCGAGTTTGAGCTAAACACTTTTTTGCATTTTCATTAAAACTCCGCTTATTTTTAAGCTTTCTAAAAATACAATTTTACACAAGATATAAGGCTTGTTTTTCATAAAATTAGGCTAAATTTAAGCTTTTTGTGCTATAATCTTAATTTTTTAATTCTGCGCCCATAGCTCAGCTGGATAGAGCATTTGATTGCGGTTCAAAAGGTCAGAGGTTCGAATCCTCTTGGGCGCACCACTTTTAAGGCTATCTTAAAAACAAAGAATACTCATGAATTTAGAACAAATCCTTGAAAAAACACAAAACACACGCATAGTCGTAGCAAGCAAATATGGCTCAAGCGAGCTTATAAACGAACTTTTTAAGCTTGGTTTTTGTGAATTTGGGGAAAATCAAGTGCAAGCCCTAGCACAGAAAAAAGAAGCTTTAAAAGAAAACTTGGAGCTTAAATGGCATTTCATCGGCACCTTACAAAGCAATAAAATCAATCTTTTACTCAAACAAAACCCTATTTTATGGCA
Coding sequences within it:
- a CDS encoding CorA family divalent cation transporter — encoded protein: MLMTENLKTFLQNNFNNSIFGEFFGKKLLIIALLRNKELDKNENLIFCFEEDQIFKFKDQDFMQISLNDFNLELKNIFDLLKTRLNHYQDLLEHKENSVLKGKNIENILRKIFILRQKIAKALKLASQLHESLGALANEQNELKKSLKFIIFTALSLEKNAKELSLRVDSLYTLIIGIKNEKMNKNIYILSIISTIVLPLNLIVGFFGMNTGGLFLAQNEYGSLIILLTMCAIALLGVGYYYTKAKERLNLDEDFKKLTKDKNEKYLE